Genomic segment of Arachis stenosperma cultivar V10309 chromosome 4, arast.V10309.gnm1.PFL2, whole genome shotgun sequence:
attgaactcttttggaacttgcctatagaggctctcatgttttctttgggagagattaggatatattgttgtcaactacttttgtactgtaccctagccggcctaaacttcgcgggtcgcgactagtggctatttacttacgttatatatatctatctgttatctgtctcttaatctcctttatgtctgtccgtttatcgctttcggcttcacagtttaacttttcgttgtcgaaacgtgagtgatacgtctgtgcgattttatttctactcttttcaggcttctcgattaatactcctttcaaaattaactatatttatatattaataatccacctgagagtcgtaccactgtaatatcattgacttatgactcgagcataaggatttgcatattagggtgttacattatggtatcagagcagttcgtcctcgtgagcctgagggatggacctgcttatgcttcaatgcatactctgagtctgtgcctgtgctagttagggtatctaaccgatacatctagcatgaagtccatgagtgtacctttggtactttgaagcactattcttccgatattgagactgatcaacttgatatcgattgtttggtgtgtagaggaaccagatggcgcctcgtggacccggtcgtggacgtgagagagatcgtacgAGTACTCCGGAACCAGAAATCaacccgaataacccggtaaGCCTTATGGCGGctttggagaatatggctgctacTATGCAGACCACTGCagaggctcttgggcaacagataaacaataatgtCAATGGTGGAAGGGaagctcagggcccgatgacactggcaactttcttaaaggttaatccacctaagttcaagggaaccaccaatccgactgaagctgatacttggtttcaggccatggagcgagcactgcaagcgcagttggtgcctgaagagcagcgtgttgaatttgctacctatctgctcacgggagaagcatcgcattggtggcaaggggctcgacgtctcctgcaacaggggaatgatcctatcacttgggatgccttccaggtggaattctataagaagtactttccgaattccgccagaacagccaaggaattggagttactacagctgaagcaaggtgctatgtccgtatctgagtatacagacaaatttgaggagctattcaggttttcccgcatgtgtcagggagctccAGGAGActttgaggaatggaagtgtattaagtatgagggaggacttcgaagtgaaatcctgaactccgttggaccgatggagattagggtcttctccgaacttgtgaacaagagccgtattgctgaagaatgtgtgaggaaggctGTTGAGGCGAAGAATGACCGTCGGGAGTCCCACCGCAGGGAGCACAATCAAGAATACCCAACAAGGGGTCAAGAGTTTAAGAGAAGAGGATACCCACAACGTTTTCCTCAAAGGCGAAATGACTTTGCGACGAGTGAGGAGTCCCAAAGAAACGGTAAGGGAAAACGGGCAGCGGCTGCTTCTGATGTTTCGAGCTGTCAGAGATGTGGAGGTCATCACCCAAATAGACCGTGTCGTTATGGTTCGGGTTTGTGTTACAATTGCGGAAAGCTAGGACATGTGGTCAGAGATTGCCCACACCGGAAGGATCGGGAGACTGCCAGGTCCGATTTTCGTACCTAAGGTAATAAGAAAACTGATAACTTAATTCTTTACCACTTTACATAATGCTGAAGGCTGGTATTCACTCGTAATACATGGTCGAATGAAAAATTATGATCTGTTCTAGATAACCCTAAGTTATCTTAATAAAAGGTTTGGTGAGCATAAATGATTAGGTAGGCCTTTAACGGAAAGCAACCTCAGAATGGAATGACTGGTGGGTGATGTCAAAGCCATCATTCGGGAACTCCGTGTCGAGGTAGATTGGGACTTtgccatggttgcagaggagtTGGACATGTGTCCTAGAAATGTCCTAAGGAGGTCAACCGGAATACTACCAAGAGCCAACAACAAGGTCGTGTGTTCACTACAACAACGGGTGATACCGTTAGATCCGACGGTTTGGGAATTGGTAAGCGAAAGATTGGTAACAACGTGTTAAAAGTACGATTAAGTTGGTATGTGGTTTTGGCTATCATAGATAGAAATCTAGTGAATGCTAGtcatgctaagttgtggttgAGTACTTGAGGAAATAAGTGATAGAGCTCGTACTAGACGAGAGATCCGAATAAAGCAACGGAAACTTGTGGAAGCAGTAACACAGGATAGCTACGAATAAGAGCTGTAAAAGTTTATTATAGTATCTTCTGTTTGAATATTAGAAGGGTTAAGCGGGTTACTGCAAGTAATGATCCCAAATTAGTTGGAAATGATTGCGGCTGCGAGCTTTGATGGTTCTAAAGCGGATGAGGAAATTATCATTAATGCACAATTGGATTTAGATGATGAGAGAGTGCAAGTTGTGGTGTTGAGAGATGAGTACTGTGATGTTTGGTCATAGTGATCTTGGTTTTAGTTTGAGATTTATAATGATTGGTTTTGAAAGACGAATGTGAAAACCATTAAATCGAAATGTTGATGCGGTATTGAGATTGGTATGAGGGAACCCGTGACAggtggtaaactccaatttttggaGAGGTACTGTTGAAAATTTTTCcccaagaatttgaaagagtgttggttttggttttgaagatgatttttgatatgagtaattttaacaaaagagatgtgtctcaaatgcttttatagattattaaaggAAATGCGAACTCTTATGATTTTGTTAACTCGCTATTCCGAACTCATTTGGTTTCTAGAAATGAAAGGGGTTTTTGATTGATAAGCCAGAGGCTTTATATCAGCAAGTCATGAAGAAATTTGAGGGTTTGAGAATAAGAAAGTAAGTTTGGGGATTATGCTTGGAGTTGAGCTGTGATTAGAGGAATTGGCTTGGCAGAGAGAGAGGGAGTATAGTGATGGAGTATGATTAAGGTGTGGTGATGATcattgattgattatagtgatgtaaaaaaaaaatggctatgattaacgatgatggcaatcttattgatgacatgattCGAGATTTAATAGGGTGTGAGTTGATGAGCCGGTAAAAGTAGGGGACGAGGCTGTTGGTCGGCGTTGAACGAACGACCGAGACCCTCAGGGATAGAGAGATCAGAGTgcggcaacggaagcgcgcAGAGTAAAAAGGACCTTGGAATTGTTATACGTTGATATAAAGGCAGACTATGCTCGCGTACTCGTAgtgatggatggaattttcgagggcgaaaatttctgttaggggggtagaatgtaaaacccggccTAACCGAAAttgattaaataataagttaagtaggagcgaatatggttggaagattttgcaattggaatttgatgatttaaatatgatatttggattcagtgaattttttcgagtcggaaaacatagttttctgcgtaaaagcgcgcagtggaattttgaccggaaGTACCGGCTGAGATTTGTCTGGTACTACAGctgagaaaattaattatgggtaaataagattaagaaatgaggaattataattaggagaggtagaaatatttgaagtgcgatttagagcgctaatcttaagggttttggtccaaaattgggccaacggacaaaaataagtgaactgggcctaagtgggcccaagacccaacatataaacattagttatgagcatttcagctcattttaccctaaagagaagggttggggcgctgaaatagtgaagagaggagagaagagagaaaacctaactctctttgatcttcaaatcaccataacttgagctacggagctccgattgacgagccgtttgcggccacgcgtcgctcttctcatcctctacaattctatctaagttttgtggtgagtattccattcatctctgcccagttttcgaaattccccactgttacacgtttttgggaagttagtgttgaaatcttgtgattttgggtgtttagggatactccaacatggattctaagtgggttatatccctacttcatatgggctgaggtaagaagtgctcaaacccttgtgatttgtcatttttatgagccctaggttgatgtatgtatgtgatattggttatgttagtgcatttgatggttttggtgcacaattgggagattggtgttgcttgtggagctttggtgaggcttggagctaagggttggtggagacttccatagaagaggctcaattgatttggctacaagaggtacggtttaagttccatttaagtaccgtgtggtgtgatgagaattcctaggctagatgcccctaggattaagtttggattgtgtaaatggttgatactaatatgcatagttggtatgtaatgtgaattgatgatttgggttgagaattgtgtggccttgtatacttggtgtattgaaaatttgatgtattgggtaatgagtattaatttgtggtttatgcatttaaattgtgaaattgggccggaggccgtaaattttgggccggaggccggaaagaggtaaggaaggtaagttgatgtgtgcattgtatgatgacacaagtgattggatgaatttcatataatgaatgtatgaatgattgggttggttattggataatgaggtttgaggagttgaagtgtggaaattggtaattttgggtgaaattgtatagatgaggtatgtttgattttggttgagatttattatgtggtcatatatgtgagtatgattattgatgccttgatggtatgataatgcatgagaggtatatatattgtgatatatgtttgaggaatgattaaggttgatttgtgggtggaaccacgtgatagtgattatgatattgattatgtataatgatagttgattggaaatagtattgttggaaattgagatgaggaaggatgtaggACATGTTGATATGCTTGGAActtagccatttgcttgaaatgggtaaagatggttatatgatggttttgtgattcggggtaaagtgttaatgtatgagttgaggaggcttgatgttgattttggtatattttgattggtttcaaaaagggttgaaattggcatgttttgattgattttgaaaggagttgaaaatggcttgtttttgaaaatggcactttgtgattttatatgaaaacatggtttttgggcatactttgacgggacataacttggactacggatctttgttttgtgccaaatctgtttagaaatgaaattggatccgggatgtccatgccgttcgaagaacgggtgaaaaacgatttaaaatgaggaagttatgtccgtcggaagattgggggttgaagctgtgaattctgcagttttgtaacttagtaaaattttagcagaataaccccttgcgcgtgggcgcacttggcgcgtacgcgccgatctttcagaaaacgccatccacgcgtgcgcgtgatgtgcgcgggcgcgccgatagtgctgcacccaatgcccagccattttccagagagttgtgccagaactgtgccagctttgtgcctggggcacgagagtatccacgcgtacgcgtggttgacacgtgcgcgtcgatttgacaaatttttaatccacgcgttagcgtgcacgacgcttgcgcgtcgatgagtttttaaggacaaccacgcgtgcgcgtggagtacgcgtacgcgtggcattgttttcatgccaaagttgatatttgagttttaaaagccaaatctcatacttctaagcctccgatctcaccacttatatcttaaatcttcatgatatgcctagctattagaaaagggctagtgaatgaggtaacttgcgagtgaagcaaggggaaaacgaataatcaatgaggatcattgaggattatgtgagatgtggaggatggtggtggaagtgcttgttatgccattggccgaagggccgtaattgtttatgaattggctggttatggatttaaccgtgagccggatggctgatatggatgttgatccatggatgagaattcat
This window contains:
- the LOC130974832 gene encoding uncharacterized protein LOC130974832, producing MAALENMAATMQTTAEALGQQINNNVNGGREAQGPMTLAVEAKNDRRESHRREHNQEYPTRGQEFKRRGYPQRFPQRRNDFATSEESQRNGKGKRAAAASDVSSCQRCGGHHPNRPCRYGSGLCYNCGKLGHVVRDCPHRKDRETARSDFRT